The following proteins are co-located in the Vigna angularis cultivar LongXiaoDou No.4 chromosome 2, ASM1680809v1, whole genome shotgun sequence genome:
- the LOC108327764 gene encoding protein DETOXIFICATION 51, which yields MAFANITCYSVGAIESFDANCCDPNITRMAHTYLIFSLPDLPTHSFLHPIRIYLHAQGVTHPVTLASLAGTLLHFPFNYLLVMRLCRGLAGVAAASAASSLSILLFLATHMCLTGLRCAASTRDCLSGLKPLLRLAAPSCVSVCLEWWWYEIMIVLCGLLALQLLLPWVYSFK from the exons ATGGCCTTTGCCAACATCACATGTTATTCGGTCGGTGCTATCGAGTCCTTCGACGCAAACTGCTGT GATCCTAACATCACCCGCATGGCACACACCTACCTCATCTTTTCCCTCCCTGACCTCCCCACCCACTCCTTTCTCCATCCAATCCGCATTTACCTTCACGCGCAGGGCGTCACCCACCCGGTCACCTTAGCGTCCCTGGCTGGAACCCTCCTCCACTTCCCCTTCAACTACCTTCTCGTCATGCGACTCTGTCGCGGCCTCGCCGGCGTCGCGGCAGCTTCCGCTGCCTCCAGCCTCTCcatcctcctcttcctcgcCACGCACATGTGCCTCACAGGCCTCCGCTGCGCCGCGTCGACCCGAGACTGTCTCTCCGGGTTGAAGCCGCTGCTCCGGCTCGCCGCGCCGAGCTGTGTCTCCGTTTGCCTGGAGTGGTGGTGGTACGAGATCATGATAGTTTTGTGTGGGCTTTTGGCACTTCAACTGTTGCTTCCATGGGTATACTCATTCAAATAA
- the LOC108328877 gene encoding (+)-neomenthol dehydrogenase isoform X1: protein MAAATRYAVVTGANKGIGFGICKQLVSNGVTVVLTARDEKRGTDAVEKLKEFGVSDQVVFHQLDVTDPKSIESLANFIKTHFGKLDILVNNAGISGTNVDHDALAATREKVDTVDWRKFAYETYESTEASIRTNYYGAKLMCEAFIPLIELSDSPRIVNVSSTMGKLESIRNEWARGILSDVESLTEEKVDEVLKKFLNDFKEGSLETNGWPPGLSAYIVSKAALTAYTRVLAKKYPSFCINAVCPGFVKTDLNFNIGYLGVDEGAESVVRLALLPNGGPSGLFFSRSEVASV, encoded by the exons atggcagcagcAACAAG GTACGCAGTTGTCACAGGAGCAAACAAAGGGATAGGATTTGGGATTTGCAAACAATTGGTTTCTAATGGTGTCACTGTGGTGCTAACAGCAAGGGATGAAAAAAGGGGTACTGATGCTGTTGAAAAACTGAAGGAGTTTGGTGTGTCTGACCAAGTGGTGTTTCATCAGCTTGATGTGACTGACCCTAAAAGCATTGAATCCCTTGCAAATTTCATCAAAACCCATTTTGGGAAACTTGATATCCTG GTGAATAATGCAGGAATAAGTGGAACTAATGTTGACCATGATGCTTTAGCTGCTACACGG GAAAAAGTTGACACTGTTGATTGGAGAAAATTTGCATATGAAACTTATGAATCTACAGAAGCAAGCATTAGAACAAATTACTATGGAGCCAAATTAATGTGTGAAGCATTTATTCCCCTTATAGAATTGTCAGACTCACCAAGGATTGTTAATGTTTCCTCCACCATGGGGAAGTTGGAG AGCATACGTAATGAATGGGCTAGAGGAATCCTAAGTGATGTTGAAAGCTTAACAGAAgaaaaagtggatgaagttctGAAAAAGTTTCTAAATGATTTTAAAGAGGGTTCATTAGAAACCAATGGGTGGCCACCTGGGCTTTCCGCATATATAGTCTCAAAAGCTGCTTTGACTGCCTACACAAGGGTTCTTGCCAAGAAGTACCCATCTTTCTGCATTAATGCTGTTTGCCCTGGCTTTGTGAAAACAGATCTCAACTTCAATATTGGCTATCTTGGAGTTGATGAAGGTGCTGAAAGTGTAGTAAGGTTGGCTCTGCTACCTAATGGCGGTCCTTCTGGTCTCTTCTTTTCTCGAAGTGAAGTTGCATCAGTTTGA
- the LOC108327222 gene encoding (+)-neomenthol dehydrogenase-like, which produces MIVKTIVIILSELSFRYAVVTGANKGIGFGVCKKLASSGVVVVLTARDEERGLKAIQTLKEFGLSDLLVFHQLDVDDPASVATLAHFIKTKFGKLDILVNNAAVPGGKLLNGEALLRMRNGEKVDWSEIGYGTFELVEQCVQTNFYGVERVTEALIPLLQLSTSPRIINISSRAGLLKNIPNEWATTVFSDIENLTREKIDRVLKEFQKDFKEGSLEIKGWPAFAPAYTMSKAALNAYTRVMAKKIPHFHINSVCPGFVKTDMNNNTGQLSIDEGSETPVMLALLPNNLPSGCFFHQGQVIPF; this is translated from the exons ATGATAGTGAAGACG ATAGTAATTATACTTTCTGAACTATCTTTCAGGTATGCTGTTGTGACAGGAGCAAACAAAGGGATTGGTTTTGGGGTGTGTAAGAAGTTGGCTTCAAGTGGGGTTGTGGTGGTGCTAACAGCTAGAGATGAGGAGAGGGGCTTGAAAGCAATTCAAACACTGAAAGAGTTTGGTCTCTCAGACCTTCTGGTTTTTCATCAGCTTGATGTGGATGATCCTGCTAGTGTTGCTACCTTAGCTCATTTCATCAAAACCAAATTTGGGAAACTTGATATCTTG GTGAATAATGCAGCTGTTCCCGGGGGTAAATTATTAAATGGTGAAGCTTTACTTAGAATG AGAAATGGTGAAAAAGTTGATTGGAGTGAAATAGGGTATGGAACTTTTGAGTTAGTTGAACAATGTGTGCAAACAAACTTCTATGGTGTGGAAAGGGTAACAGAAGCTCTTATTCCTCTTCTACAGTTGTCTACTTCACCAAGAATTATCAATATTTCCTCAAGAGCAGGGCTCTTGAAG AACATACCTAATGAGTGGGCTACAACAGTGTTCAGTGACATTGAAAACCTTACAAGAGAAAAAATAGATAGGGTACTGAAAGAGTTTCAGAAAGATTTCAAAGAGGGATCATTGGAAATCAAGGGTTGGCCAGCTTTTGCTCCTGCTTATACAATGTCAAAAGCAGCTTTGAATGCTTACACAAGAGTTATGGCCAAGAAAATTCCACATTTTCACATAAACTCTGTGTGCCCTGGCTTTGTCAAGACTGATATGAACAACAacactggacaattaagcattGATGAAGGTTCTGAAACTCCTGTAATGTTGGCACTGTTGCCAAATAATCTTCCTTCTGGTTGCTTCTTTCATCAGGGTCAAGTAATACCCTTTTGA
- the LOC108328877 gene encoding (+)-neomenthol dehydrogenase isoform X2, producing MAAATRYAVVTGANKGIGFGICKQLVSNGVTVVLTARDEKRGTDAVEKLKEFGVSDQVVFHQLDVTDPKSIESLANFIKTHFGKLDILVNNAGISGTNVDHDALAATRSIRNEWARGILSDVESLTEEKVDEVLKKFLNDFKEGSLETNGWPPGLSAYIVSKAALTAYTRVLAKKYPSFCINAVCPGFVKTDLNFNIGYLGVDEGAESVVRLALLPNGGPSGLFFSRSEVASV from the exons atggcagcagcAACAAG GTACGCAGTTGTCACAGGAGCAAACAAAGGGATAGGATTTGGGATTTGCAAACAATTGGTTTCTAATGGTGTCACTGTGGTGCTAACAGCAAGGGATGAAAAAAGGGGTACTGATGCTGTTGAAAAACTGAAGGAGTTTGGTGTGTCTGACCAAGTGGTGTTTCATCAGCTTGATGTGACTGACCCTAAAAGCATTGAATCCCTTGCAAATTTCATCAAAACCCATTTTGGGAAACTTGATATCCTG GTGAATAATGCAGGAATAAGTGGAACTAATGTTGACCATGATGCTTTAGCTGCTACACGG AGCATACGTAATGAATGGGCTAGAGGAATCCTAAGTGATGTTGAAAGCTTAACAGAAgaaaaagtggatgaagttctGAAAAAGTTTCTAAATGATTTTAAAGAGGGTTCATTAGAAACCAATGGGTGGCCACCTGGGCTTTCCGCATATATAGTCTCAAAAGCTGCTTTGACTGCCTACACAAGGGTTCTTGCCAAGAAGTACCCATCTTTCTGCATTAATGCTGTTTGCCCTGGCTTTGTGAAAACAGATCTCAACTTCAATATTGGCTATCTTGGAGTTGATGAAGGTGCTGAAAGTGTAGTAAGGTTGGCTCTGCTACCTAATGGCGGTCCTTCTGGTCTCTTCTTTTCTCGAAGTGAAGTTGCATCAGTTTGA
- the LOC108327765 gene encoding sm-like protein LSM6A: MSGTEKGGSGTTKTPADFLKSIRGRPVVVKLNSGVDYRGILACLDGYMNIAMEQTEEYVNGQLKNKYGDAFIRGNNVLYISTSKRTLAEGA; this comes from the exons ATGAGTGGAACAGAGAAAGGAGGATCCGGAACCACAAAAACCCCTGCTGATTTCCTCAAATCCATTCGTGGAAGGCCGGTTGTCGTCAAGCTCAATTCTGGTGTTGATTACCGAG GTATACTTGCTTGTCTAGATGGTTATATGAATATTGCAATGGAGCAGACAGAGGAATATGTCAATGGACAACTGAAGAACAAGTATGGTGACGCTTTCATTCGAGGAAATAATG TTCTATACATCAGTACCTCAAAGAGGACTCTAGCAGAGGGGGCGTAG